GGCTGGATCGGCGCCCCCGCCAGCAGGCGCTCGTAGAGCGCGGCCGGCAGTCCGGGCGCCTCGAGCAACTCCACGCTGAGCGCGGGCAGCTCGCGCTGCAGCCGGGCGGCCGCGGCCAGCATGACGCCCAGCAGGCGTTCGACCTCCTGGGCGCGGCTGCCCGGCAGGAGCGCGAGCCGCGGCAGGGCCGCCGCGGGCGCCAGCGGCCGCGGGCTCTCCAGCAGCGGATGGCCCACGAACTCGCCCCGCACGCCGCGCGCCGCCAGCCACGTCGCCTCGAAGGGCAGGATGAGCGCGAGGCGGTCGACGTCGCGGCGCAGAGCCGCCACGCGCCCCTCGCCCCAGGCCCAGACCTGCGGCGCGATGAAGTAGAGCACGGGCAGGCCGGCGCGCCGGGCGCGGGCGGCCAGGCGCAGGTTGAAGCCGGGGAAGTCCACGGGCAGGAAGAGGTCGATCGCCCCGGAGCCGAGGAGATCGCCCAGCGCCCGCAGGCGGCCGCGCAGCGCGGGCAGGCGCCGCAGCACCTCGGCGAAGCCCATGACCGCGAGCTCACGGTAGTGCACGAGCAGCTCGGCGCCAGCGGCCTGCATGCGCTCGCCGCCCGTGGCGAGCAGGCGCCAGTCGGGGTGCCGGCGCCGGAGCGCGGCCACCACCGCCGCGCCCGCCTGATCGCCGCTCGCCTCGCCGGCCGTGATGAGCAGAGTGCGCGGGCGCCCGGGCTCAGCCGCCACGCTCGACCGCCTCGAGGATGCGCAGCGCGAGGGCGAGGGCGCGCAGGCCGTCCTCGCCGCTGACGGGCACGGGCTGCCCGGCGGCGACCGCGCGCGTGAAGGCTTCCAGCTCCAGGCGCAGCGGCTCCGCCTTGACGACCGGCACCGGCACCAGCTCGACGAGATCCTCCAGCTGCAGCGCGGCCAGGCCCTCCGGCGCGGCCTGCGCGGCCGCCACCCGCGGCCCGAAGTCCGCGGCCTTCCGGATGAACTCGACCTGGCCCGCGAGGAGGTCGATGGCGAGGTAGCCGTCGGCCTGGAAGACGCGCAGCTTGCGCATGCGTTCGCGGCTGATCCGGCTCGCCGTGATGTTCGCCACGCAGCCGCCCGCGAAGCGCAGCCGCGCATTCGCGATGTCGACGCCGCCGGTGAGCACCGAGCTGCCGCTCGCGGCGAGGTCGACGACCGCCTCGCCGATCACCATCGCGAGCAGATCGATGTCGTGGATCATCAGGTCGAGGACGACGGCGACGTCCGCCCCGCGCGCCACGAAGGGCGCGAGGCGATGGCTCTCGACGAAGCGCGGCCCGTGCAGGTGCGGCAAGGCCGCCAGCATCGCCGGGTTGAAGCGCTCGACGTGGCCCACCATCAGCTGGCGCCCCCGCCGCGCCGCCTCGGCGACGATCGCCTCGCCCGCGGCCAGGTCCTCCGCCAGGGGCTTCTCGACGAGCAGGTGG
The sequence above is a segment of the bacterium genome. Coding sequences within it:
- the lpxB gene encoding lipid-A-disaccharide synthase, producing MRGCASRAAAWRTSRRAGSAANACASCASSRPTATSPSTSSRARSSSSGRPRTSGRGWRPRRPRRRAWPRCSWRISSSWCRCRSSRRSRCAWSWKPSRARSPPGSPCPSAARTACAPSPSRCASSRRSSVAAEPGRPRTLLITAGEASGDQAGAAVVAALRRRHPDWRLLATGGERMQAAGAELLVHYRELAVMGFAEVLRRLPALRGRLRALGDLLGSGAIDLFLPVDFPGFNLRLAARARRAGLPVLYFIAPQVWAWGEGRVAALRRDVDRLALILPFEATWLAARGVRGEFVGHPLLESPRPLAPAAALPRLALLPGSRAQEVERLLGVMLAAAARLQRELPALSVELLEAPGLPAALYERLLAGAPIQPRRCREESASFLARQGAAVVASGTATLETAVAGLPMVVVYRTGLVNYQLARRLVRLERIALANLVAGEDLVPELVQGNLSAPRLAGALAPLLRDGPERAAQQAGFTRLRERLGSPGCGERVAALAEALLGEGRP